One window of the Fibrobacter sp. UWB4 genome contains the following:
- a CDS encoding type II toxin-antitoxin system VapC family toxin, whose protein sequence is MKIYLDNCCYNRPYDDQSHLTISIEAQAKMQIQSLAKAQKLQLASSFILDYENSCNPYTDRKSAITKFLNDNVFDYVGSDKSDVIAINAKKIMTTGVKMKDACHIACAELMNCDYLLSTDKRMLKYKSNSIKLINPIEFLNLISGGAENDN, encoded by the coding sequence ATGAAAATATATCTAGACAACTGCTGCTACAACCGGCCTTATGACGACCAAAGCCATTTGACCATTTCCATTGAAGCACAAGCTAAAATGCAAATACAATCTCTTGCAAAAGCACAAAAATTGCAATTGGCTTCATCATTTATTCTTGATTACGAAAATTCTTGTAATCCGTACACAGACAGAAAATCTGCTATAACAAAATTTTTGAATGATAATGTTTTCGATTATGTAGGAAGCGACAAATCAGATGTAATCGCCATAAATGCCAAGAAAATCATGACAACAGGGGTAAAAATGAAAGACGCTTGTCACATTGCCTGTGCAGAATTAATGAATTGTGATTATCTTTTAAGTACGGACAAGCGGATGCTTAAATATAAAAGTAATTCAATAAAATTGATCAACCCCATAGAGTTCCTTAATCTAATAAGCGGAGGTGCTGAAAATGATAACTGA
- the clpX gene encoding ATP-dependent Clp protease ATP-binding subunit ClpX, whose protein sequence is MYRSGKNHPAVSCSFCGKPAEQVEKMITGAGAYICSDCIRMCSRILEEDLARTKQEQEAKEISSKPLPLPTEIKAHLDDFVIGQDRAKMALSVAVYNHYKRLRYKQTHKSKDDVDVEKSNLLLVGPTGSGKTLLAQTMARFLDVPFTIADATVLTEAGYVGEDVDSIIVRLLQAADYDVAKAERGIIFIDEIDKIARKTANPSITRDVSGEGVQQGLLKLLEGTVASVPPKGGRKHPEQPLVQVNTRNILFICGGAFETLDKIISQRVNQGGMGFGADIHTASENSLSELFKQLEPEDLIKFGLIPEIVGRLPIAVALEELDETALLNILTKPKNALVKQYKSLFAMDNIKLEFEDEALKEIVRETMTRKTGARGLRSVMERVLQQAMFKMPGSGEKKFTVTVEMVKEGLKHNKKKS, encoded by the coding sequence TTTTGCGGAAAGCCGGCAGAACAAGTCGAAAAGATGATCACCGGTGCCGGTGCGTATATTTGCAGTGATTGCATACGCATGTGCAGCCGCATTCTTGAAGAAGACTTGGCTCGTACGAAACAGGAACAGGAAGCGAAGGAAATTTCTTCGAAGCCGCTCCCGCTCCCGACCGAAATCAAGGCGCACCTGGACGATTTTGTCATTGGACAGGACCGTGCAAAGATGGCGCTCTCTGTGGCGGTTTACAACCATTATAAACGCTTGCGTTACAAGCAGACGCACAAGTCCAAGGACGATGTCGATGTCGAAAAGTCGAACTTGCTCTTGGTCGGCCCGACTGGTTCGGGTAAGACGCTCTTGGCGCAGACGATGGCCCGCTTTTTGGACGTGCCGTTCACGATCGCCGATGCGACGGTCTTGACCGAAGCAGGTTACGTGGGCGAAGACGTCGATAGCATTATCGTGCGCTTGTTGCAGGCTGCCGATTATGATGTGGCCAAAGCTGAACGCGGCATTATCTTTATCGATGAAATCGACAAGATTGCTCGTAAGACCGCTAACCCCTCCATCACGCGTGACGTGAGCGGTGAAGGTGTGCAGCAGGGCCTCTTGAAGCTTTTGGAAGGTACGGTTGCGTCCGTGCCTCCGAAGGGTGGCCGTAAGCATCCGGAACAGCCGCTTGTGCAGGTGAACACGAGAAACATCCTGTTCATTTGCGGTGGCGCCTTTGAAACCTTGGACAAGATTATTTCCCAGCGCGTGAACCAGGGTGGCATGGGCTTTGGTGCCGATATCCACACGGCAAGCGAAAACAGCTTGAGCGAACTCTTCAAGCAGCTCGAACCGGAAGACTTGATCAAGTTCGGCCTTATCCCGGAAATTGTCGGTCGTTTGCCGATTGCCGTTGCGCTCGAAGAACTCGACGAGACGGCTCTCCTCAACATCTTGACGAAACCGAAGAACGCTCTCGTGAAACAGTACAAGAGCTTGTTTGCAATGGACAACATCAAGCTCGAATTCGAAGACGAAGCCCTCAAGGAAATCGTCCGCGAGACAATGACCCGCAAGACGGGTGCTCGTGGCCTCCGTTCCGTGATGGAACGTGTGCTGCAGCAGGCGATGTTCAAGATGCCTGGCTCTGGCGAAAAGAAGTTCACCGTGACCGTCGAAATGGTGAAGGAAGGCCTCAAGCATAACAAGAAAAAGTCTTAG
- the lon gene encoding endopeptidase La, whose protein sequence is MAFDFNKTYPLLPLRDAVVFPLTTRRILVGREMSLRALEFAENHNNEIILVAQKNVEQETLDNPMLDLYSVGVVARVANVTPFPNGCVKVVLEGDSIVVLRSIALRDGFLQVMVSPREHFIKAEDKSEKFEDVLNMFREYAMHRNIADGMVEALFTMDSHINAFYGMIPFLSISLSEKQALLELETIDALAERLISLMQVAQENENVMIRVQQNVRQKMAQQQKEWFISEQIRQLQDELDGENGGASEPDQLLKKIKAKKFSQAIEEKLEEEIGRMRMMQPTSPEYAVSRNYVDWFLSLPYGVYTDTVLNMKKVKAELDSKHFGLDKVKERIMEYVAVLKLTGTERRAPILCLVGPPGVGKTTLVESIATAMQRNFVRITLGGVRDEAEIRGHRRTYIGAMPGRFIHALRRAKCMNPVILLDEIDKMASDFRGDPASAMLEVLDPEQNHDFTDHFMEVGLDLSRVLFIATANSEGEIPEALRDRMEVVRLPGYYPHEKLQIAGKYLLPRICERTGVKLGEQVSFSDEMINAVMRGWTREAGVRELERVLESAVRHRAKDIVMGKKIKPEVTAKVLQDYLGAPRFLDNQLPEPGRPGVVTGLAWTSVGGEILPIECMLLSGKGQLILTGKLGDVMKESAQIAVSLVRERLQRFGIDPAIVRKTDIHIHVPEGAVPKDGPSAGIALTLCLLSAFTKQPISPDIAFTGEVSLTGACLPIGGLNEKALAALAAGVKTLHLPEGNKKDVAELPEPAKKGLKIYPHKHIDEIVKILFKMPKAAKTAKKA, encoded by the coding sequence ATGGCTTTTGACTTTAATAAAACGTACCCGTTGCTCCCTCTGAGGGACGCTGTTGTATTTCCGCTGACGACTAGACGCATTTTGGTGGGCCGCGAGATGTCGCTCCGCGCCCTGGAATTTGCCGAGAATCATAACAACGAAATTATCCTGGTTGCACAGAAGAACGTGGAACAGGAAACGCTCGACAACCCGATGCTCGACCTTTACTCGGTGGGCGTGGTTGCCCGCGTGGCGAATGTGACGCCGTTCCCGAATGGCTGCGTGAAGGTCGTGCTGGAAGGCGATTCCATAGTGGTTCTTCGTTCGATTGCCTTGCGTGACGGATTTTTGCAGGTGATGGTTTCGCCGAGGGAACATTTTATCAAGGCCGAAGACAAGAGCGAAAAGTTTGAAGACGTGCTGAACATGTTCCGCGAATATGCCATGCACAGGAACATTGCTGATGGCATGGTCGAAGCGCTCTTTACGATGGATAGCCACATCAACGCGTTTTACGGGATGATCCCGTTCCTCTCGATTTCGCTTTCCGAGAAGCAGGCGCTTTTGGAACTCGAAACGATTGATGCTCTTGCGGAACGTTTGATCAGCCTGATGCAGGTTGCGCAGGAAAACGAGAACGTGATGATTCGCGTTCAGCAGAATGTACGCCAGAAGATGGCCCAGCAGCAGAAGGAATGGTTTATCTCGGAGCAGATTCGCCAGTTGCAGGATGAGCTGGATGGCGAAAATGGCGGTGCATCAGAACCGGACCAGTTGCTCAAGAAAATCAAGGCCAAGAAGTTTAGCCAGGCGATTGAAGAAAAGCTCGAAGAAGAAATCGGGCGCATGCGCATGATGCAGCCGACTTCCCCGGAATACGCGGTGAGCCGCAATTACGTGGACTGGTTCCTCTCGCTCCCGTATGGCGTTTACACTGATACCGTTTTGAACATGAAGAAGGTGAAGGCGGAACTCGATTCCAAGCACTTTGGCCTCGACAAGGTCAAGGAACGCATCATGGAATACGTGGCCGTGCTGAAGCTTACCGGTACGGAACGTCGTGCTCCGATCCTTTGCCTTGTGGGTCCTCCGGGCGTTGGCAAGACGACTCTCGTGGAATCGATTGCAACAGCGATGCAACGTAACTTTGTCCGCATTACGCTTGGTGGCGTACGTGACGAAGCTGAAATCCGTGGTCACCGCCGCACTTACATTGGTGCGATGCCTGGCCGATTCATTCACGCTTTGCGCCGTGCAAAGTGCATGAACCCGGTGATTTTGCTTGATGAAATCGACAAGATGGCAAGCGATTTTAGAGGCGACCCTGCAAGCGCCATGCTTGAAGTTTTGGACCCGGAACAGAATCACGACTTTACTGACCACTTCATGGAAGTGGGTCTCGACCTCTCCCGTGTGCTCTTTATTGCGACGGCAAACAGCGAAGGCGAAATCCCGGAAGCTCTGCGCGACCGTATGGAAGTGGTGCGTCTGCCGGGCTACTATCCGCATGAGAAGTTGCAGATTGCGGGCAAGTACTTGCTCCCGCGCATTTGTGAACGCACGGGCGTGAAGCTTGGCGAACAGGTGAGCTTTAGCGACGAGATGATTAACGCTGTGATGCGCGGCTGGACTCGCGAAGCGGGCGTTCGTGAACTCGAACGCGTGCTTGAAAGTGCTGTGCGCCATCGTGCAAAAGACATTGTGATGGGCAAGAAGATCAAGCCGGAAGTGACGGCGAAGGTGCTTCAGGATTACCTCGGTGCTCCGAGATTCTTGGACAACCAGCTGCCGGAACCGGGCCGCCCGGGTGTTGTGACGGGCCTTGCCTGGACAAGTGTCGGTGGCGAAATTTTGCCTATTGAATGCATGCTCTTGAGCGGCAAGGGCCAGCTGATTTTGACGGGTAAGCTTGGCGACGTGATGAAGGAATCGGCGCAGATTGCCGTTTCGCTTGTTCGTGAACGCTTGCAGCGCTTTGGCATTGACCCCGCGATTGTGCGTAAGACGGATATCCATATTCACGTGCCGGAAGGTGCCGTGCCGAAGGATGGACCTTCTGCAGGTATCGCGCTGACGCTCTGCCTCTTGAGTGCATTTACGAAGCAGCCGATTTCACCGGATATCGCGTTTACGGGTGAAGTGAGCCTTACGGGCGCCTGCCTCCCGATTGGCGGCTTGAACGAAAAGGCGCTTGCAGCACTTGCTGCTGGTGTGAAGACGCTCCACTTGCCGGAAGGCAACAAGAAGGACGTGGCTGAACTCCCGGAACCGGCAAAGAAGGGCCTCAAGATTTACCCGCACAAGCACATTGATGAAATCGTGAAGATTTTGTTCAAAATGCCGAAGGCGGCGAAAACCGCGAAGAAAGCGTAA
- a CDS encoding YggS family pyridoxal phosphate-dependent enzyme, with product MEFTLDEMREHLAALEARIGEACKIAGRSRESVKLVWVSKFHPAEAVENAIALGATDFGENRVQEAELKFSEPRTAKDGSRVRCHVIGPVQSNKLKKAALVADCIHSIASIEAVEKLEKVCAAAANGQGKILDILFQVNAGEEETKSGLDVHEAEAFLNDLAAKAGAAVDGKSENFPHLRFRGLMTIGKNTGVPEDSRECFAFLRGLRDKFLAKGGAFAKFDQLSMGMTLDLEVAIEEGSTMIRVGTALFGERDYSKPVNDPV from the coding sequence ATGGAATTCACACTTGATGAAATGCGCGAGCACCTTGCAGCTCTCGAAGCAAGGATTGGCGAGGCTTGCAAGATTGCGGGCCGCAGCCGTGAATCGGTTAAGCTTGTGTGGGTGAGCAAGTTCCACCCGGCAGAAGCTGTGGAAAATGCGATTGCTTTAGGTGCGACGGACTTTGGCGAGAACCGTGTACAAGAAGCGGAACTCAAGTTCTCTGAACCGCGTACGGCAAAGGACGGAAGCCGTGTACGTTGCCATGTGATTGGCCCTGTGCAAAGTAACAAGCTCAAGAAGGCGGCGCTTGTGGCCGACTGCATCCATTCCATTGCAAGCATTGAAGCGGTGGAAAAGCTTGAAAAGGTCTGTGCGGCAGCTGCAAATGGTCAGGGAAAAATTCTCGACATTTTATTCCAGGTGAACGCGGGCGAAGAAGAAACGAAGAGCGGCTTGGACGTTCACGAGGCCGAAGCTTTCTTGAACGATCTTGCGGCAAAAGCGGGTGCCGCAGTGGATGGCAAGAGCGAAAACTTCCCGCATTTGCGTTTCCGCGGCCTCATGACGATAGGCAAGAATACGGGTGTTCCTGAAGACAGTCGCGAATGCTTTGCGTTCTTGCGTGGATTGCGCGACAAGTTCCTTGCGAAAGGTGGCGCCTTTGCAAAGTTCGATCAGCTTTCGATGGGCATGACGCTTGATTTGGAAGTCGCCATCGAAGAAGGCTCTACGATGATTCGCGTGGGGACGGCGCTCTTTGGCGAACGCGATTACAGCAAGCCGGTGAACGATCCTGTATAA